A DNA window from Fusobacterium sp. FSA-380-WT-3A contains the following coding sequences:
- a CDS encoding MATE family efflux transporter, with protein MDTKHQFMGNEKITKLLLQFSIPAIIGMLVNALYNVVDRIYIGNIKEVGHLAIAGVGVTFPITLFIFSFALLVGLGGATNISLNLGKKKLLKAERYLGTAFALGTIISIISTILVILFIDNLISMLGGSENTFKYAKDYLFIIAFGFPGNLIGYITNTIIRSDGNPKMAMATLLIGAITNIILDPIFIFYFNMGVKGAAWATIISQYISAIWATSYFLSKYSGLKLKKENMKLPFSKIKSICIMGGASFSLQIGISLVNYIFNTTLKIYGGDMAIGAMAIIQGIIMFITMPIFGINQGLLPILGYNYGARLFPRVKEALFKGIFAATVICLLNFITIQFFSKYFIFIFTKETSLINIAAKGLKIQTFMLPIVGFQIVSSIYFQAIGKPKMSMFIGLSRQIIVLIPCILLLSSLFGLDGIWFAAPTSDFIATLLTFILVKKELLHLKELEEFDNKYKMNQ; from the coding sequence ATGGACACAAAACATCAATTTATGGGAAATGAAAAAATCACCAAACTTCTTCTTCAATTTTCTATCCCAGCTATTATAGGAATGTTAGTAAATGCCCTTTACAATGTTGTTGATAGGATATACATTGGAAATATCAAGGAAGTAGGACATTTAGCTATAGCTGGGGTTGGAGTTACTTTTCCCATTACACTATTTATTTTTTCTTTCGCTCTTTTAGTAGGACTTGGAGGGGCTACTAATATATCATTAAATTTAGGAAAGAAAAAGCTTTTAAAGGCAGAAAGATATTTAGGGACAGCTTTTGCTTTAGGAACCATTATTTCTATTATTTCTACAATATTAGTAATTTTATTTATTGATAACTTAATCTCTATGCTTGGAGGAAGTGAAAATACTTTTAAATATGCTAAAGATTATCTTTTTATAATAGCTTTTGGATTTCCTGGTAATTTAATTGGATATATTACAAATACTATTATTCGTTCTGATGGTAATCCAAAAATGGCTATGGCTACTCTCCTTATTGGTGCTATAACAAATATCATACTAGACCCCATTTTTATTTTTTACTTTAATATGGGAGTTAAAGGAGCTGCTTGGGCTACAATTATATCTCAATATATCTCAGCTATTTGGGCTACTTCTTATTTTTTATCAAAATATAGTGGATTAAAATTAAAAAAAGAAAATATGAAACTACCTTTTTCAAAAATAAAAAGTATCTGTATTATGGGTGGTGCTTCTTTTTCCTTACAAATAGGAATTAGTTTAGTCAATTATATTTTTAATACCACTTTAAAAATTTATGGTGGAGATATGGCTATTGGAGCCATGGCTATTATTCAAGGAATTATAATGTTTATTACTATGCCTATTTTTGGAATAAATCAAGGACTTCTTCCTATTTTAGGATACAACTATGGTGCTCGACTTTTTCCAAGAGTTAAAGAAGCTTTATTCAAAGGGATTTTTGCTGCTACTGTAATTTGTTTATTAAATTTTATAACAATTCAATTTTTTTCTAAATATTTTATTTTTATATTCACTAAAGAAACAAGTCTTATAAATATTGCTGCTAAAGGGCTTAAAATTCAAACCTTTATGCTCCCTATTGTAGGGTTCCAAATTGTTTCTTCCATCTATTTCCAAGCAATTGGAAAACCTAAAATGAGTATGTTTATTGGACTTTCTAGACAAATTATTGTTTTAATTCCTTGTATTTTACTTTTATCCTCTTTATTTGGCCTTGATGGAATATGGTTTGCCGCTCCAACTTCCGATTTTATAGCAACTTTATTAACTTTTATTCTTGTTAAAAAAGAGTTACTTCATCTAAAAGAATTAGAAGAATTTGATAATAAATATAAAATGAATCAATAA